From one Solanum stenotomum isolate F172 chromosome 12, ASM1918654v1, whole genome shotgun sequence genomic stretch:
- the LOC125846857 gene encoding protein ABA DEFICIENT 4, chloroplastic — translation MALSSTCFCHSQFSLKMDCWTPALSSNILCYIRRNQPPTSTLKTISPNLLSQQVQKRRTKHGNGWSFLGGSRVMCQPNLQNLPQRRSYRVSAMWLPSSQIASSVFTLGTAGVLPFYTLMVAAPKAELTRKLMESAIPYVVLGLLYAYLLYLSWTPDTIGLMFASKYWLPELSGIAKMFSSEMTLASAWIHLLAVDLFAARQVYHDGLQNGIETRHSVSLCLLFCPIGIVIHLLTKAVLSSAEKTVPRTH, via the exons ATGGCCTTATCTTCTACTTGCTTTTGTCACTCTCAATTCTCACTCAAG ATGGACTGCTGGACACCTGCTCTGTCGTCAAATATCCTATGTTATATCAGGAGGAATCAGCCTCCAACCTCCACACTTAAAACAATAAGCCCGAACCTTTTAAGTCAACAAGTTCAGAAACGAAGAACCAAGCATGGCAATGGGTGGAGTTTCCTCGGAGGTTCAAGAGTAATGTGTCAGCCTAACCTCCAAAATCTTCCACAAAGAAGAAGCTACAGGGTGTCTGCTATGT GGTTGCCTAGTTCTCAAATAGCTAGTAGTGTCTTTACGCTAGGAACAGCAGGCGTTCTTCCATTTTACACCCTCATGGTTGCAGCACCTAAAGCAGAACTT ACCAGGAAATTGATGGAAAGTGCCATACCATATGTTGTGCTCGGACTTCTGTACGCATATCTGTTGTACCTGTCTTGGACACCAGATACAATTGGGCTGATGTTTGCTAGTAAATACTGGCTTCCAGAG CTATCTGGTATAGCAAAGATGTTCTCCAGTGAGATGACATTAGCATCTGCTTGGATTCACCTATTGGCTGTAGATCTTTTTGCTGCAAg GCAAGTTTATCATGATGGCTTGCAAAATGGTATTGAAACGCGTCATTCTGTGTCTCTCTGCTTGCTATTTTGCCCCATTGGAATTGTTATTCATCTCCTCACAAAAGCTGTACTAAGTAGTGCAGAAAAAACAGTGCCTAGAACTCACTGA